One part of the Pseudomonas sp. MYb118 genome encodes these proteins:
- a CDS encoding ammonium transporter codes for MTLRKFAGLGALLSIVMPSLAMAADEVAAPVLNSGDTAWMLTATALVLFMTIPGLALFYGGMVRSKNILSVMMQCFAITGLISVLWVIFGYSLAFDTTGMEQGVVNFNSFVGGLGKAFLVGVTPDSITGPAALFPEAVFITFQMTFAIITPALIVGAFAERMKFSAMLVFMGIWFTLVYAPIAHMVWSGNGGLMWDWGVLDFAGGTVVHINAGIAGLVACIVLGKRKGFPTTPMAPHNLGYTLMGAAMLWIGWFGFNAGSAAAANGTAGMAMLVTQVATAAAALGWMFAEWITHGKPSALGIASGVVAGLVAITPAAGTVGPMGALVIGLAAGVVCFFCATTLKRKLGYDDSLDAFGVHGIGGILGAILTGVFAAPSLGGFGTVTDIAAQVWIQCKGVGFTVIYTAIVTYVILKVLDAVMGLRVTEEEEAVGIDLALHNERGYNL; via the coding sequence ATGACTCTGCGTAAATTCGCAGGGCTAGGAGCCCTGTTGTCCATCGTAATGCCAAGCCTGGCCATGGCGGCAGACGAAGTGGCAGCCCCAGTCCTCAATTCCGGCGACACCGCCTGGATGCTGACCGCCACAGCCCTTGTGCTGTTCATGACCATTCCCGGCCTCGCGCTGTTCTACGGTGGCATGGTTCGTTCGAAAAACATTCTTTCCGTCATGATGCAGTGCTTCGCCATCACCGGCCTGATCAGCGTCCTGTGGGTCATTTTTGGCTACAGCCTGGCGTTCGACACCACCGGCATGGAGCAAGGCGTCGTCAACTTCAATTCCTTCGTCGGCGGTCTGGGCAAGGCCTTCCTCGTCGGCGTAACGCCAGACAGCATCACCGGCCCGGCGGCGCTGTTCCCTGAAGCGGTGTTCATCACCTTCCAGATGACCTTCGCCATCATCACCCCGGCGCTGATCGTCGGTGCCTTCGCCGAGCGCATGAAGTTCTCCGCGATGCTGGTGTTCATGGGTATCTGGTTCACCCTGGTCTATGCACCGATTGCGCACATGGTCTGGTCCGGCAACGGCGGCCTGATGTGGGACTGGGGCGTGCTCGATTTCGCGGGTGGCACCGTAGTGCACATCAACGCCGGTATCGCAGGCCTGGTGGCGTGCATCGTGCTCGGCAAGCGCAAAGGCTTCCCGACCACTCCGATGGCCCCGCATAACCTGGGTTACACGCTGATGGGCGCGGCGATGCTGTGGATCGGCTGGTTCGGTTTCAACGCCGGTTCCGCCGCAGCGGCCAACGGCACCGCCGGCATGGCGATGCTGGTGACCCAGGTCGCTACCGCCGCCGCTGCACTGGGCTGGATGTTCGCCGAGTGGATCACCCACGGCAAACCAAGTGCACTGGGTATCGCCTCGGGTGTGGTTGCCGGCCTGGTGGCGATCACCCCGGCCGCTGGCACCGTGGGCCCGATGGGCGCCCTGGTGATCGGCCTGGCGGCAGGTGTGGTGTGCTTCTTCTGCGCCACCACCCTGAAACGCAAACTCGGTTATGACGACTCCCTGGACGCCTTCGGCGTGCACGGCATCGGCGGTATCCTCGGCGCGATCCTCACCGGTGTGTTCGCTGCTCCGTCGCTGGGTGGCTTCGGCACCGTCACCGACATCGCCGCACAAGTGTGGATCCAGTGCAAAGGCGTCGGCTTCACCGTTATCTACACCGCGATTGTCACCTACGTCATCCTCAAGGTGCTGGACGCGGTCATGGGCTTGCGTGTCACCGAAGAAGAAGAGGCAGTGGGTATCGACCTGGCCCTTCACAACGAGCGCGGCTACAACCTGTAA
- a CDS encoding metalloregulator ArsR/SmtB family transcription factor, which yields MNPTTLFKCLADDTRAKISLLVVSEGELCVCELTAALDLSQPKISRHLALLRSAGLLLDRRQGQWVYYRLNPDLPTWVTAVLKEVVDANQQWLETEAKRLCGMNNRPINQAVCS from the coding sequence ATGAACCCCACCACCTTATTCAAGTGCCTGGCGGATGACACCCGAGCAAAAATTTCGCTGCTTGTCGTGAGTGAAGGTGAGCTGTGTGTTTGCGAGCTAACGGCAGCACTCGACCTGAGTCAGCCGAAGATTTCTCGTCATTTGGCGCTGCTGCGCTCTGCCGGTTTGCTGTTGGATCGTCGCCAAGGCCAATGGGTGTACTACCGGCTGAATCCCGATTTGCCCACGTGGGTGACTGCAGTTTTGAAGGAAGTGGTAGACGCCAATCAGCAATGGCTGGAAACCGAGGCTAAGCGCCTCTGCGGCATGAACAACCGTCCGATCAACCAAGCCGTGTGTAGCTGA
- a CDS encoding helix-turn-helix domain-containing protein yields the protein MQNEIAAIVRALRDLRGSAQEELAEISSQANLSRLEQGKTQVSLVKLSKIALTLDFDLVALVALCQALQDGSSPINVMAKASQDLEGFIALGGLQGLKRHWDAGEGLVKRTRGKPSSPDRIRAVLELKASGMSKAEVSRALGLPEATVRRYWLKELPG from the coding sequence ATGCAGAACGAGATAGCAGCAATAGTCCGAGCTCTGCGCGACCTTAGAGGATCGGCCCAGGAGGAGCTCGCCGAGATCAGTTCCCAAGCCAATCTGTCGCGATTGGAGCAAGGGAAAACGCAGGTCTCTTTGGTCAAGCTGAGCAAGATCGCGCTGACCCTAGATTTCGACCTCGTGGCTCTGGTCGCACTGTGTCAGGCCCTCCAAGATGGGTCATCACCTATTAATGTCATGGCGAAGGCTTCGCAGGATTTGGAGGGCTTCATAGCCCTGGGAGGCTTGCAGGGCCTGAAGAGGCACTGGGACGCTGGTGAAGGGCTGGTAAAGCGCACGCGAGGCAAACCCAGCAGCCCAGATCGAATCCGAGCCGTGCTAGAGCTCAAGGCCAGTGGCATGTCGAAGGCGGAGGTGAGTCGAGCGCTGGGTTTGCCTGAAGCGACTGTCAGGCGTTACTGGCTCAAAGAACTGCCTGGCTAG
- a CDS encoding metallophosphoesterase, translated as MKLHILSDLHCEFADFVPPVVDCDVVVLAGDIHVKSRGARWASLAFSTPVVYAMGNHEHYSGNIDRTHGKLLDAAEAHVHVLENQVLEYGDVQFLCATAWTSLAATGDPVAASWCARDSLNDFRAIRVGEQYRRLRPDDLIARNRETKEWLEAQLSLPFNGKRVVVTHHPPLMKFVSDQGADPHLRAAYGNNWDGLMDFKINLWIFGHTHEAVDEVVNGVRFVSNPRGYPTEETGFRPDLVVSV; from the coding sequence ATGAAGCTTCACATACTGTCTGATTTACATTGTGAGTTCGCCGATTTCGTCCCCCCTGTGGTGGACTGTGACGTGGTCGTATTAGCCGGCGACATCCACGTGAAGTCCAGGGGGGCCAGATGGGCCAGCCTGGCCTTCAGCACGCCTGTCGTCTACGCCATGGGCAATCATGAGCACTACAGCGGGAATATAGATCGAACTCACGGCAAGCTGCTTGACGCTGCTGAGGCGCACGTCCACGTCTTGGAAAATCAGGTTTTAGAGTACGGTGATGTGCAGTTTCTCTGTGCTACGGCTTGGACAAGCCTGGCCGCGACCGGAGACCCAGTAGCTGCTTCTTGGTGTGCTCGTGACTCACTGAATGACTTTCGCGCTATCCGTGTCGGTGAACAGTATCGGCGTTTGCGCCCTGACGACCTGATCGCGAGAAATCGAGAGACGAAGGAGTGGTTAGAGGCTCAGCTGTCGCTGCCATTCAACGGTAAGCGTGTAGTTGTGACTCACCATCCGCCTCTTATGAAGTTCGTGAGTGACCAAGGAGCCGATCCTCACTTGCGAGCAGCCTATGGAAACAATTGGGATGGCCTGATGGATTTCAAGATCAATCTATGGATCTTTGGCCATACCCACGAAGCTGTGGATGAGGTTGTTAATGGCGTCCGGTTTGTGAGTAATCCTCGTGGTTATCCCACCGAAGAAACTGGCTTTCGGCCAGACCTAGTTGTCAGTGTATGA
- a CDS encoding accessory factor UbiK family protein, with product MLAPKDFLDALTGTASRLFSGDTPLPKSEIESQFKMLLQSAFSKLDLVSREEFDSQMVVLARTRARLESLEAKVAELEAKLNPPSE from the coding sequence ATGCTCGCGCCCAAAGACTTCCTCGACGCCCTGACCGGCACCGCCTCCCGCCTCTTCAGCGGCGACACCCCGCTGCCGAAAAGTGAAATCGAAAGCCAGTTCAAGATGCTGCTGCAAAGCGCCTTCAGCAAACTGGACCTGGTGAGCCGCGAAGAATTCGACAGCCAGATGGTCGTCCTCGCCCGCACCCGCGCCCGCCTGGAAAGCCTGGAAGCCAAAGTCGCCGAACTGGAAGCCAAGCTGAACCCACCCAGCGAATAA
- a CDS encoding antitoxin Xre/MbcA/ParS toxin-binding domain-containing protein, with the protein MNELKVVERCVRSQTGCWSAKYQCFHARYEHVFSIALEVFGSRKKAQRWLVGSAVGVGRQTPCRVLCTPMGFTIIHEELMRLDHGIRALPFSLLLRSIE; encoded by the coding sequence ATGAATGAGCTTAAAGTTGTCGAACGATGCGTTCGTTCCCAAACTGGCTGCTGGAGTGCTAAGTATCAATGTTTTCATGCGCGTTATGAGCATGTTTTCTCGATCGCGCTTGAAGTATTTGGAAGTCGGAAGAAGGCGCAGCGATGGCTTGTAGGATCTGCGGTAGGTGTAGGCCGTCAGACACCTTGCAGGGTACTGTGCACACCTATGGGTTTCACAATTATTCATGAGGAGCTTATGCGGCTTGACCACGGCATACGAGCCCTCCCATTTAGCCTGTTGTTGCGCTCTATCGAGTGA
- the arsN2 gene encoding arsenic resistance N-acetyltransferase ArsN2: MEEEMMIHAMELAGGQWRRFLDALESADLPSDDIDLPNRAFFEFTRDGETVGWGGFETHGADGLLRSLVVEPAYRSKGVGAEVLRVIEAIAAKQGIARFHLLTTTASGFFEQQGYALNQRGSAPPLISQTEQFRGLCPGSACYMCKALPLVKG, encoded by the coding sequence ATGGAGGAGGAGATGATGATCCATGCAATGGAATTAGCCGGAGGGCAATGGCGGCGCTTTCTCGACGCTCTGGAATCTGCTGATCTTCCATCAGACGATATTGACCTTCCGAACCGAGCCTTTTTCGAATTCACACGGGATGGTGAGACTGTTGGATGGGGAGGGTTTGAAACGCATGGGGCAGATGGATTGCTGCGCTCCCTGGTCGTGGAGCCGGCGTACAGATCGAAAGGGGTTGGGGCTGAAGTGCTTCGAGTCATTGAAGCAATAGCTGCGAAGCAGGGAATCGCTCGATTTCATTTGCTGACAACAACTGCATCAGGCTTTTTTGAACAGCAGGGCTACGCGCTAAACCAGCGAGGCTCTGCGCCGCCTCTGATCTCACAGACGGAGCAGTTCAGGGGGCTTTGCCCTGGCTCGGCTTGCTACATGTGCAAGGCGTTACCACTCGTCAAAGGCTGA
- a CDS encoding HAD family hydrolase: MKTNAVIFDAFGTLVEIQQPTHPFRQLLREGRRQGRLPRANDIRTIMTRCLSLSEAALAFGIKISPSQLAFLDQCLEEELASIQPYPDAVEAVGLLQAAGVRLAVCSNLAMAYGPVVERIFPHLGAYGFSYRLGVMKPQAAIYQHTCDLLNVRPENELSGQRRIVMIGDSERCDRDGPGQIGIKGYLLRRNGDGASNLSHFALSVLSNR, encoded by the coding sequence ATGAAGACCAACGCCGTTATCTTTGACGCCTTCGGAACGCTGGTCGAGATACAGCAGCCGACACATCCGTTTCGACAGTTGCTTCGAGAGGGGCGACGCCAAGGCCGCTTGCCTCGCGCTAATGACATTCGAACGATCATGACCCGTTGCCTTTCTCTAAGCGAGGCTGCGCTGGCCTTTGGTATCAAGATCTCGCCCTCCCAACTCGCATTTCTTGATCAATGCTTGGAGGAAGAGCTGGCAAGCATTCAGCCTTATCCAGACGCGGTTGAGGCCGTTGGGCTACTGCAAGCTGCAGGGGTGAGACTGGCCGTATGTTCAAACCTGGCAATGGCCTACGGCCCCGTAGTGGAAAGGATTTTCCCGCACCTTGGGGCCTATGGTTTCAGCTATCGTCTTGGTGTTATGAAACCGCAAGCCGCCATCTACCAGCACACCTGCGATCTGCTTAATGTCCGGCCAGAAAATGAGCTCAGCGGTCAGAGGCGGATCGTCATGATTGGCGACTCAGAAAGGTGTGATCGTGATGGGCCTGGCCAGATCGGTATCAAGGGTTACCTGTTGCGCAGGAATGGAGACGGGGCTTCCAATCTTTCCCATTTCGCACTGTCAGTGTTGAGTAATAGGTAG
- the glnK gene encoding P-II family nitrogen regulator gives MKLVTAIIKPFKLDDVRESLSEIGVQGITVTEVKGFGRQKGHTELYRGAEYVVDFLPKVKIDVAIDDKDLDRVIEAITKAANTGKIGDGKIFVVNLEQAIRIRTGETDTDAI, from the coding sequence ATGAAGCTAGTCACTGCCATCATCAAGCCGTTCAAGTTGGACGACGTGCGCGAGTCGTTGTCCGAAATCGGCGTGCAGGGCATTACCGTCACTGAAGTCAAAGGCTTCGGTCGGCAGAAGGGTCACACCGAGCTGTATCGCGGCGCGGAGTATGTGGTCGATTTCCTGCCAAAGGTGAAGATTGATGTCGCCATCGACGACAAGGATCTCGACCGGGTTATCGAGGCGATAACCAAGGCGGCCAACACCGGCAAGATTGGTGACGGCAAGATCTTCGTGGTGAATCTGGAACAGGCGATTCGCATCCGTACCGGCGAAACCGATACCGACGCAATCTAA